The Erythrolamprus reginae isolate rEryReg1 chromosome 6, rEryReg1.hap1, whole genome shotgun sequence DNA segment aaaggagaatatttctagctcaggattgaaatgaagaGTTCTCGATGATCTctgagcttttcttttcttttttcagatgTTTTATGACTGGTTTAAGTTCAAACAAGCAGTTAAAGACCAAAAGATGTGGAGAGATCTGGACCACAGAATGCTCAAAAGTCAGACATATCCAAGGAAACAAGCAAACTCAGAGGGCACAAAGGACTCTTTCAtattgatattatttatttattttattttattaatttaatttattttgttaagcacatattagataacagatataggtataaacatggttattaatacatgaacttgacacatagaaacatagaagattggcagcagaaaaagacctcatggtccatctagtctgcccttatactagctcctgttttttatcttaggatggatatatgtttatcccagacatgtttaatattcagtgactgtggatttatccaccacgtctgctggaagtttgttccaaggatccactactctttcagtaaaataatattttctcacgttgcttttgatctttcccccaactaactttagattgtgcccccttgttcttgtgttcactttcctattaaaaacacttccctcctggaccttatttaaccctttaacatatttaaatgtttcgatcatgtccccccttttccttctgtcctccagactatacagattgagtccatgaagtctttcctgatacgttttatgcttaagaccttccaccattcttgtagcccgtctttggacccattcaattttgtcaatatcttttgtcaAATGAAAGGGGACATtagaacagggacggtaggcacactggtgctcttatgcacactccttacagaccttttaggaatggggtgaggtcgactgtagatagtctctaaggttaaaggttttgtggtttggggaagaaaccacaggatcaggcattaaccactctgttgctgaaatcgacTCTCTCAattgcaatcaagtttggtgcagtttacCTTACATTTGTGTCTATTGTGTGTTCATGCATTGCTGTGGTTGCAGTTGAagtacaggtaggacattgtagcagatgattttatgaacaagtcTTAGGTCAAAAGCGAAGgcagcatagttctaagttgtctaaacccaaaatttcaagtctgatggcataaggtattctgttgggaGCAGAGGAGTGCAGAGCTctgcttgtgaaatatttctggattctctcaattgtattaatgcctgATAGGCAGTTTGAGTTCCAGACAGGGGagtgtattcaagaattggtctagcaaatgttttgtatgttctagttcaggggtcaccaaccttttggacttCATAAATTTAAATAGATTCCATGtatcaatcaaggagagaatctgCTTCTGCTCTGCTAGCTCCCCACCTCAAATctatttagttatttttatttttatttttgttaaatgTATACTGCCTCCCAACTGACAAACTCTGGACAGCATGCAAGATTTAAAAACCAATGTTAAATTCAGAATTTAAATGACCACCCGAATGACCAGAGAATCAAGAGCTCCACTTGATGGACTCTGAGTGGGAACACCGCCAAGGCCCAGTGGCAAAACCAAAATCAATATTTTGTAACAAAGTGGAGGTGAATCTGACCTCTGAGGAAATGAATTTCTAAAGGGTCACTTAGCTCATCTTACTCTGCTGTTAATTCCAATTTCTCCCCTTCTCAATTTTCTCTTCGCAGTTAACACGGCTTCTCCTGTTATGGATTCCCACAACCAAACCCAGAGGACAGAATTTAtcttcttggcattctccagaCTCCGGGGCCACCAGGTCCAACTTTTCCTGGTGTTCCTGGCTGCCTATTTAGCCACGCTGATGAGCAACTTCATGTTCATCACCCTGGTTCTTCTGGATTCCCATCTCCAGACTCCCATGTACTTCTTCCTCAGCCAGCTCTCCTGCTTGGACATCTGTCTTTCTTCTGTGGTGGTGCCCAAGATCCTGGTGAACTTCCTTCGGCAACATCACACCATCTCCTACGACCAATGCCTGGCACAAGCCTTCTTCCTAGTTGGCTTTACAGGCTGTGAGCCAACACTACTGGCCATCATGGCTTATGACCGCTATGCTGCCATCTGCCAACCTTTGCACTATGCCCACCTGATGAGGGGCAAGTTGTGCGTCCAGCTGTCTGTGGCCAtctggctctggggcttcctggACTCAGCTATCCACGTTGCTCTGGCCTCCAGGTTGGAGTTTTGTGGAAACAACAATGTTCCTCACATCTTTTGTGATGTTCCCCCATTACTGAAAATTGCCTGCAGTGATACCTGGGTCAACGAATTGACCAATCACATCACTAGCATCTTTGTTGGCCTCGGTCCCTTCCTCTTCATCATCCTGTCTTATGTCTACATTTTGACCTCCATTCTCCAGATTCACTCCAAAACTGGCAGGCGCAAAGCCTTCTCTACTTGTGCATCACACATTGCTGTTGTGTTGGTCTCTCTTGGAAACGCCTTTGTGAACTACAACCAGCCCAGTGCTGGTTACTCGCTGGAGGTGGACACCTTGATCTCCACATCATTTTGCATCATCACTCCCATGCTGAACCCTTTGATCTACAGCCTCCGCAACAAGGAGGTGAAAGGAGCCATGAAGAAGGTTCTCAGTTGCAGGAAGAGTGCATAGCATTCATTTGAGGGGAGGGATTGCCATGTGTTTTTGTATTTAACTATTATAAATGTTGTGCATGAACTGGGGTAGAAGTGCTTTCTCAAAAGGCACCTGCAATGCACTTTCATAAGTAAAAACTTTGGCAGTTGTTGTAAGAACATgagaaataaatctaataaacaaatttgTCTCTGTAACTTAATGAAAACTCACTGACTTCAGCATTttcaatcttcaaccttaaattatctacttttctaagaggtctgtaaggggcgtgcataagtgcaccattgttccTACCATTCCTGCCCTTCTGTCCTGTTATGCTTTTTATCActactttatactttgttatgttgatgcaaactataattctatatttgtttgacaaatataataaaattaaataataaattaaattaaattaaattaaaatgttgtGTCCTACCCAGCTAATAAAGTTTGTCAAGCAAACCGTAACGAAATGCAACACCTCCTAACCTATATTCCTCTGCCCCAGAGCCAAGAGCAGCTATCAAATAGTATTCAGATGAAGAATAAGACATTTGGACAGTCAAAGGGCCAATGTTGGAAATGAAATATGGACATGGTAGAAGGAAAGAGTAACAGAACCCCCACCTTAGATGTGAACAGAATAAGAGTTgggtgggaccttggaggtctttaagtccaaccccctgcttaggcaggaaaccctacactacttcagacagatagttatccaacatcatcttaaaaacttccagtcttggagcattcataacctctggagggaagttgttccactgattataataattatttgttctcactatcaggcaatttctccttagttttaagttgcttctctccttgtttaatttcctcccattgcttcttgttctaccctcgggtgctttggagaacagcctgactccctcttctttgtggcaacccctgagatattgtaagactgatatcatgtctctcctagtccttcttttcattaaactatctctgctcagttcctgcaactttttcttcatatgttttagaatGTGTATATATtccacactgttggctcatatctAGAAGACCCCTCTTGCAGTTACTAATGTTAAGCCAGGTTTCCTCTGATATGTATCTGTACATTTGGGGATTTTTGCCTAAGTGGAAAACTTTGCTCAACAACGGATTTCATTTTGCAAAGCTTTGGAAGATCTAGATCCACCCCACCCCAAGCTGCAGGTCCATTAGATGTTTCTCCTtccataaagctctgaagacatTTTACCACAagagctgagaaaaaaaaatggaccATTGACCGGCCACTGGATCTTGttgcttaaaaaaaatgaatatgttTAGTTTTATTGCTTTAATCCAGTTCAATATATTTTCTTAACTTCTAATTGGCATCTGCCCAGAGTTGGTcagaagattgtgtgtgtgtgtgtgatataaatgtttcaaacaaacaaacaaacaaacaaacaaacaaacaaacaaacaaacaaacaaacaaacaaatggaaattCAGTGATGAGAAAAGtcaggtcttttcatgtaaaaataatatatatatatttttacaaaaaaggacgccgccgtggcgccgcaagcaaagggaggtcctttcacataaaaatatgtttttttatttttacatgaaaagtcctccctttgaaggagctggggaatccatcccacgaagagattccgggggtggagctttgacgtcacgtataccagcaggttgctaaggatgccaaggtgatcacttcctggattccatgccaGATGGCTGAAAGACACGACAACAGAGctgttcaaacttggcaactttaaaacttgtggacttcaattcccagaattctgcaggttGCATAGCCtgccatccagtgatgggctaccaaacgttttattaccacaccgtgggcgtggcttatgcattttgtttcaacatctttcagtgcaaattgggtgctctggggtggagccccaaattttgctaccggaactgcgttcctgaccgttcccgtaggcgCCCATCACTGCTACCATCCCTgacctaatgtttccctcttattagtgccaatataatataattagtaccaatataatataatataatataatataatataatataatataatataatataatataatataatataatataatataatatactatactatactatactatactatactatactatactatactataatataatataatataatataatataatataatataattagtattagtaccaatataatataatataataaacagtgttttatctttgtatactaccaatatgtacttgacaaaaataaataaaaaccaatcattAATTGACTGACGATAAGGAAATAACTACAGTATATCTATGTGCATATAAAGAACACTACTGAAACTGgttatgttttatatgttgttcaagtttatatgttcatttgtctgttttcttgttttttctttcttttttctttgtttatttaatttttttcttttctttctattttatatgtagaaatttaataaagactatgtttttttaaaatcaatcactcactcaatcaatcaatcaatcaatcaatcagcactTCTGCAGCTTCAAAGACTGAGCATATCATTGTCATACTTTAAAATGCctcatctttttaaaatatatacatatatattctgGAGTCATTTCTAGAGCACCAGCCAAaagctgaatagaatagaatagactagaatagaatagaaaatagaattctttcttggccaagtgtgattggacacacaaggaatttgtcttggtgcagatgctctcagcgtacataaaacaaaaagataaaatGAGACAATTGATTACAAGTTCAGATCAGGAAATGATTCTCCATCTTTTTCCTCTCTGTTTCGTGCTATCTCCTGAACCTGACGCAAGAAAACTGCTGCATCTTCTAGCAACTCCCAGAGAAGTCAGTATTGCCCCAGAGGGTCCCTGCTGTCTGATCTCCTGGCTCTTCTCCCTGCAGGATCCCAGGCAGGAATATTCCGAGATCCATAATTGCCCCCCAGAGCACCACCTACCATGGATAATGCAAGGAACTACGAGACTTGCTCTGTTCTAAGGATGAACTCCCAAACGCCTCCCTTCCTGCTCTCTTTGCAGAGCGTTGGCTCTTCCTTCATTGCATCCGGGCCCAACTCTGAGAGGACTCGGGGACAGGATGAGCCTCTTTCAGCTCCGTGTGGTCTTCTGCAGCTGGGATAACCAGCCAAGGTGAGCTGCTTTGGAGTCCATCAAGGATTCTCCTTCCACTGATGGTGAGGTGCCAATGTAAGGAGATTCTGGGTGTTAGGAAGGAGGGATCAGGAATCTTCACCtagggcaagggtaggcaaagtgggttcttctatgacatgtggccttcaactcccagaattcctgagctaggatgattgactcaggaattctgggagtccacaagtcatagaagagccaactttccctacccctgACCCAGGGTATCATAAGGATTGATGAGTCCTTCTTCTGCTTAAGACTCAAATTTGACCACCGTTTGCAATTGCTACCAATCCAGCCTCTCCCCTTTTTCTTAGGTTGACCTGCTGTTCCGAATGTGGACCTTGAGTGCACAAAACATCTCCCTGGGTACAAGCTAGGAGCTGGAAATTTGCAGATCTATACACCATCTTCTTTTGTTATAGGAGAGTCAAGAGAGCTTGAAGGGATCCAGATCCAAGACACGCCTGGGGCTGACTCCTCAGGGTAAGTTCGGATTTCAAAATGGGATGTTTTTTCTGCTTCCCAGACCCCGGGGAACCTGACGGTGTGTCTCTTTTCCAAATTTGAGCTCTGTGTCCAAAGTGAAGTTTTCTGGCTGAATTGAGTTCTGAGATAATTAAACCAACATTTTCATGAATATAAGTCAACTATGAATCGTATATAGATATTAGTCATGGCAGCAAGAGGGAAAcagacccacccacccacccaccacccttccttccttccttccttccttccttccttccttccttccattcattcattcagtgcaTATTGGTATATACAAAAAATAACAACATTTATAtaaatgatattggtactaatgagAGAGAAacgtaggacagggatggtaagcatgctggtgtacttatgcacaccccttacatgATGCATACCAACATAATTTTGATGATAAACATAAAGAGGAAGGTGTTGCTTTGGGTTTGCAAGAAGTGTCTCCAAGGGGCACCTCTTTACTCTAGCATCTCCATCTACTTGGAAAGGGAGCACCTCGAGAAATCAAAGGCACATTGTTGTCTTCCTGAACCCACAATCTTTGTGTCAACTTTTAATGTATCAATCACTTTCTGGGTTCCAGCAGAAATGTGTTGcagtattaccatatttttgagaggaaaaaaaacacactggaatataaaacgcaccctggttttttttaaaggagattaggggaaaaaaataacctGCCTACCAAGTATTTATCTGGCTGGTCTTtaatctgatcagcttcagcacatcaatttatcaatttatgtatctattggatttatattcccccctctctgaggactattGCTCTTGCTATTGTCTTTGAGTCCGATGCTCTTTGTTCACGGTGTCTTCAGCTTCAGCAACATGGTTTAGCAACAAGGAACGGTGCAGTGTAGGAAAAGGCTAGTCAGATCTTTAATATGGTGGACCTTCACAGCTTTCCCAATAAGTATTTTTCTCTGGTGCCCTTTGGAGGTGGATAATTTACCGGGAATTGAGTAGGTCCCTTTGAGAAACCAAAGTTTGATTAACAGGCCCTTCTTCCCCCAGTAAGTCATTTCTCTAGAATATGGTTCTGGTTCTGATATCAAACTCGCAAGAGACGTTCCTCGGAGTTTGCATACCAAATTTTCCCGAAATGAAAGGGAGGGAATTAGGTTCTGCTCTTCTGGGTCTGACACTCAAAATTTTCTTAGCATCTAATTCTAATCCAATAACTTGAGAAATCCAGGCTCCCCTGAGTGGAAGATATCCCTAAAATTTCATCCTCCACTGTCCATGGAGAACAATAATGACTTTGTCATTTGACTTCTGAAGGAGAATATAGTGTTGACGTGGGGAGCTCCTTGATGTACCCTAAGCTTGGCTGTTTCCTTGCAGATGCTTCATGACCCCAAACTAGTAATGTCATCAATGCTGGTGGTGTGATatgtctagcactgatgatgttacctgttctgtctggggccGGTACCGATCAGAAATAAAGAGACACACTGATTCAAGGTTTGATCATAAGCAAAATCTGTTGGTAATCATGCAATCCACCGGTTTATGCCAAGGAATTCAATCAGGCAGCGTCTCTCTAATGAGCTGTAGATAAGAATACCCTGGACTGTGAGCCAGAGGGTTATAAATTTTAATCCTTGAATTTTTTCTGACAGCTTGTGCAAAATggtgcagaactgaacacaggcaTGAAGGAAAAGGTTTGCAACTCAGAAAATCCTCTCAGCTTTGGTTCTCCAGCAGCCATGATGAGGAGCGTTGTCTGCCATGCCCACCTTCCCTTACAAAGTCCCTTGTATACTGGCAAAGCGTGGCCCATAGACCTATTcatgccaagaaccccttcttttcaGGATATTCCTGCCTAGACCACATTCTCCTGATTCTTCCATCTAACAGGAGGGCCTCCTCCTCTgattccccatcatcctctgactcactaAGTCCCATACTaggggtgctacagtctctggtggttcctcagtctccAATTCCCTTTCaccctcactctcagactcagacgGCAAGAACACTGTCCTGCGATGCCAGTACTCATctgtctcctggtcctcaaaaaTCTGTGACCATCAGAGCCAGAcctggaccactcacaacattaCCATACTTAGTTTGGGTAACGAAACATcttgcaaggaaacaaccaagctcagagagaaccaaGGGCCCCTACCCTTATTCCTTCCATGCATTTTCTGAGGACCATTGACTCTCTTTGTGTCtccacctttttctctctcacttctcAGCTGCACAGTTTTTTTCTTCATGAATGCCCAAAACCAAACACGAGTCACAGAATTCATCTTCCTCGTTTCTCCAACCTGCTGAGCTacgaaacccaccttttcctggggtTCCTGGCTGCCTATATAGCCACTCTGATGAGCAACCTCATGATCATCATCTTAATTCTCCTGGATTCCCATCTCCACACCCCCATGTACTTCTTCCTCAGCCAGCTCTCCTGCTTGGATATCTGCCTTTGTACTGTGGTGGTGCCCAAGATCCTGGTGAACTTCCTTCGGCAACATCACACCATCTCCTACGACCAATGCCTGCACAAGCCTTCTTCTTGGTTGGCTTTGCGGGCTGTGAGCTGGCCCTGTTGGCCATCATGGCCTATGACCGCTATGCTGCCATCTGCCAACCTTTGCACTATGCCCACCTGATGAGGGGCAAGGTTTGCATCCAGCTGTCTGGGGCTTCCTACACTCAGCCATCCATGTTTCCTTGGCCTCTCGGTTGGACTTTTGTGGAAACAACAATGTTCCTCACATCTTTTGTGATGTCCCCCCCTTAATTGCCTGCAGTGACACCCGGGTCAACGAATTGACCAATCACATCACCAGCATCTTTGTTGGCCTCAGCCCCTTCCTCTTCATCATCGTGTCCTATGTCCATATTCTGGCCTCCATTCTGCAAATTCGTTCCAACACTGGCAGGCGCAAAGCCTTCTCTACTTGTGCATCACACATAAGTGTGGTAACTTTGTTTGTTGGTAATGGAAGTATGAATTATAACCAGCCCagtgcgcgtgtacagtgccttaaatgcacggataataccttgatccatcggctggataagcgatgtggtgtttgggtggcaagaattcaacttgcaccccatcatgttcatggtccaggtgatcatggccgccagcattgtccattaggagaagcactttgaaatccagtcctttgcgagccaaatacacctccacctgtgggatgaagcagtgatgaaaccagtcccgcgtgaggggttttgtaatccatgctttagcattatgcatccagtacactggcaatgcattcttatttctgttcttgagggctcttggattttgtgacttataaattagccctggcttcagcaaaaagcctgctgcattcccacacatgatcaaagtcactcgatctttcatggccttaaagccaggggctttggcttcatcttgcatcaagaaagtccttgaaggcatcctcttccagaacaggcctgtttcgtccatgttgaacacctgttctggaaggtagcccccttctgcaattagctctttaaacgtgcgctggacaaagttttctgctgcacctgtatctgctgaggcagcttctccgtgcaatgacacactcttcaggccatagcgccgttgaaatttctcaaaccaccctttgcttgctgtgaatgtggctggggctgaggctgaggctgaagctgcagaatgacaggaaagggagagagaagtgacttgaatgaaagcataaagagtaaatgcccacctccttccctccttccttccttccctccttccctctcttctctccctccctccctctcttctctccctccctccttccctccttccttctcttctctccctccctccctctcttctctccctccctccttccctccttccttctcttctctccctcccctcccctctcttctctccctccttccttctcttctctccctccctccctccctctcttctctccctccctgcctctcttctctccctccctcctctcttctctcctccctccttccctccttccctccctccttccctccttccctctctccctccctccttccctccttcctgctccttccttaaaaaacacttaaatacagtatctaatgacagaataaaaaaccccagcccttacctgcgtttccctcatctgcatcgccttcttctgtgtcttcaagacggttgtacaattgttgtgccttggttctgatagtgttggtatccaaagcaatgctctttttgcggcagtcttgtacccacagggacaaagcagcttccatcttcatgagccgtttgtttctaggtgtcaccattctttttgcagccttgttgaaggccatcagagaactttgccttatcttttctcgtcgtcacgaatggttcgcacactcgattcgttgatcccatactgccgaccaacatctgcataagagcgtccccctttcagcatgtccaaaatgtcaattttctctttaattgtgagtatcctcctggtctttttagcgtcgccgccagcactccgagcacaacgtttaggaggcatcttgcaacaagtctgaacaagttccaaaagttcagttgcaaagcttttttttgcgtttgcaacgattggtcgagattttggccaatcagcaatcagcatgacgtcatcgggcgggaaaaaccgtggtatagcaaaaaaaccgcgaacttattttttaattaatattttttgaaaaaccgcgttgcagcgtttcgcgctaatcgagaacgcgtaaatcgagggaccactgtaaagggagatattgtggttatgggtgatttcaacatgcctgatgttgactggaatatccccagtgcccttacatgcaaaagtaagaatatagtagaggcctttacaggagcagctctggcacagctggttaagacaccaactagaggggagaatattctagatttagtttttacgaatgggaattgggtttcagatgtcaaggtgggagaaaatttaggttgcagtcaccatctatgtttgtggtttgatgtaaaaactcattgtgagcaatcctataatgcaaccaaagtattggatttcagaaaaacaaattttaatgcaatgggggaatatttagataatgaattaaaggggagggataaaatggcaggagcgagcacccagtggactgtatttaaaaaggccatcttaaaagccactggactgtatgtaagacaaataactaaaggtaaaaggaagaagaaacctctatggtttagcaatgatgtaaggactatagtcaatgaaaaaaaggctgcctataggaggtataaagagtctggaagtatagctgatagggaggtgtataaaatgagacagaaggaggcgaaacagataatatatgctgc contains these protein-coding regions:
- the LOC139168902 gene encoding olfactory receptor 5V1-like; amino-acid sequence: MDSHNQTQRTEFIFLAFSRLRGHQVQLFLVFLAAYLATLMSNFMFITLVLLDSHLQTPMYFFLSQLSCLDICLSSVVVPKILVNFLRQHHTISYDQCLAQAFFLVGFTGCEPTLLAIMAYDRYAAICQPLHYAHLMRGKLCVQLSVAIWLWGFLDSAIHVALASRLEFCGNNNVPHIFCDVPPLLKIACSDTWVNELTNHITSIFVGLGPFLFIILSYVYILTSILQIHSKTGRRKAFSTCASHIAVVLVSLGNAFVNYNQPSAGYSLEVDTLISTSFCIITPMLNPLIYSLRNKEVKGAMKKVLSCRKSA
- the LOC139169103 gene encoding tigger transposable element-derived protein 1-like, with amino-acid sequence MAFNKAAKRMVTPRNKRLMKMEAALSLWVQDCRKKSIALDTNTIRTKAQQLYNRLEDTEEGDADEGNAASASASAPATFTASKGWFEKFQRRYGLKSVSLHGEAASADTGAAENFVQRTFKELIAEGGYLPEQVFNMDETGLFWKRMPSRTFLMQDEAKAPGFKAMKDRVTLIMCGNAAGFLLKPGLIYKSQNPRALKNRNKNALPVYWMHNAKAWITKPLTRDWFHHCFIPQVEVYLARKGLDFKVLLLMDNAGGHDHLDHEHDGVQVEFLPPKHHIAYPADGSRYYPCI